A genomic stretch from Enterobacter oligotrophicus includes:
- a CDS encoding PAAR domain-containing protein, with translation MFSGIVRLNDKLSSGGMVISASSTMVIDGINAALVGDDVICPIPFHGKNKIIEGSSEWISDGILVAFHQCKCMCGCYVISSLPGTGIG, from the coding sequence GTGTTTTCAGGAATTGTCAGGTTAAATGATAAACTCAGTAGCGGTGGAATGGTGATCTCTGCATCTTCAACAATGGTAATTGATGGAATAAATGCTGCACTTGTGGGTGATGATGTCATATGTCCAATCCCTTTTCATGGTAAAAATAAAATAATAGAAGGTTCCAGCGAGTGGATTTCTGATGGGATACTTGTGGCATTCCACCAGTGTAAATGCATGTGCGGATGTTATGTTATTTCAAGCCTTCCGGGCACTGGTATTGGATGA
- a CDS encoding putative type VI secretion system effector, with amino-acid sequence MPNEALKFSDAPRPSRAVLKEKYPADNFLKIRSELAALQEKIADIESTRGRRDQLPLLRKQAQKLEEQLEDAPPDPVLPPPAPLIKVTGVLEEFSWRRVLHYFDPQAYPQTHEYFARQKERVARAAVVMTVSDSAATAQGMLLDGDRLMTCSWHITGRINGKRFSGWLGRCFCKVGEEVELIAAPVGDEYLVYALVKPQERSVSMTPGCYRGKRQARWGGTRFWMGMHGVGLLAVIIGWVVRYGMEELFPPELGELLLPCATTGGAIIICPALYSVWRRHPFPEEDLAEEIFTVMGLKNVTDINLSRLNRKRKRQWKRTGKPENPFRDQTPFLYTGLGREFYFY; translated from the coding sequence ATGCCGAATGAAGCACTGAAGTTTTCAGATGCCCCACGTCCCTCCCGCGCAGTATTAAAAGAGAAGTACCCGGCTGATAACTTCCTGAAAATCCGTAGTGAACTGGCGGCATTACAGGAGAAGATCGCCGATATCGAATCTACCAGAGGAAGGCGGGATCAGTTACCCCTGCTTCGTAAACAGGCGCAGAAACTGGAAGAACAGCTTGAAGATGCGCCGCCGGACCCAGTTCTGCCGCCGCCTGCGCCGCTGATAAAAGTGACCGGTGTACTGGAAGAGTTTAGCTGGCGGCGGGTGCTGCACTATTTTGACCCACAGGCCTATCCGCAGACCCATGAATACTTTGCGCGACAGAAGGAGCGTGTGGCAAGGGCCGCTGTGGTGATGACGGTCAGCGATTCGGCTGCCACGGCTCAGGGGATGCTGCTGGACGGGGACAGACTGATGACCTGTTCCTGGCATATCACCGGAAGGATTAACGGGAAACGTTTTTCCGGCTGGCTGGGTCGCTGTTTCTGCAAAGTGGGTGAGGAAGTGGAGCTTATAGCGGCGCCTGTCGGCGATGAATATCTGGTCTATGCGCTGGTCAAGCCACAGGAGCGTTCCGTGAGCATGACGCCGGGCTGTTACCGGGGGAAACGGCAGGCCCGCTGGGGAGGAACCAGGTTCTGGATGGGGATGCATGGGGTTGGTTTGCTGGCTGTCATTATTGGCTGGGTAGTCAGATATGGCATGGAGGAGCTATTCCCGCCGGAATTAGGAGAGCTACTGCTTCCTTGTGCTACCACAGGGGGGGCAATCATCATCTGTCCAGCACTGTACAGCGTCTGGCGACGACATCCTTTCCCTGAGGAAGATCTGGCTGAAGAGATATTTACCGTGATGGGACTGAAGAACGTCACGGATATTAACCTGAGCCGGCTGAACCGAAAACGGAAACGGCAGTGGAAACGAACCGGCAAACCGGAAAATCCCTTCAGGGACCAGACGCCGTTTCTTTATACCGGCCTGGGACGTGAGTTTTATTTCTATTAG
- a CDS encoding putative type VI secretion system effector: MTNEALKFSDAPRPTRAVLKEKYPADNFLKIRSELAALQEKIADIESTRGRRDQLPLLRKQAQKLEEQLEDAPPDPVLPPPAPLIKVTGVLEEFSWRRVLHYFDPQAYPQTHEYFARQKERVARAAVVMTVSDSAATAQGMLLDGDRLMTCSWHITGRINGKRFSGWLGRCFCKVGEEVELIAAPVGDEYLVYALVKPQERSVSMTPGCYRGKRQARWGGTRFWLGIHGFALASVVVTWLITDGLAAFISADLGESLIIGIVSGGLFVVGPAIYSVWRRHPFPEEDLAEEIFTVMGLKNVTDINLSRLNRKRKQQWKRTGKPKNPFRDQTPFLYTGLGREFYYY, translated from the coding sequence ATGACGAATGAAGCACTGAAGTTTTCAGATGCCCCACGCCCCACCCGCGCAGTATTAAAAGAGAAGTACCCGGCTGATAACTTCCTGAAAATCCGTAGTGAACTGGCGGCATTACAGGAGAAGATCGCCGATATCGAATCTACCAGAGGAAGGCGGGATCAGTTACCCCTGCTTCGTAAACAGGCGCAGAAACTGGAAGAACAGCTTGAAGATGCGCCGCCGGACCCGGTTCTGCCGCCGCCTGCGCCGCTGATAAAAGTGACCGGTGTACTGGAAGAGTTTAGCTGGCGGCGGGTGCTGCACTATTTTGACCCACAGGCCTATCCGCAGACCCATGAATACTTTGCGCGACAGAAGGAGCGTGTGGCAAGGGCCGCTGTGGTGATGACGGTCAGCGATTCGGCTGCCACGGCTCAGGGGATGCTGCTGGACGGGGACAGACTGATGACCTGTTCCTGGCATATCACCGGAAGGATTAACGGGAAACGTTTTTCCGGCTGGCTGGGTCGCTGTTTCTGCAAAGTGGGTGAGGAAGTGGAGCTTATAGCGGCGCCTGTCGGCGATGAATATCTGGTCTATGCGCTGGTCAAGCCACAGGAGCGCTCAGTGAGCATGACGCCGGGCTGTTACCGGGGGAAACGGCAGGCCCGCTGGGGAGGTACCCGGTTCTGGTTGGGGATACATGGTTTTGCTCTTGCGTCGGTAGTTGTTACGTGGCTTATAACTGATGGACTTGCTGCCTTTATCTCAGCAGATCTTGGTGAGTCTCTGATTATTGGTATTGTGTCAGGTGGTTTATTTGTCGTGGGTCCTGCCATTTACAGCGTCTGGCGACGGCACCCTTTTCCCGAGGAGGATCTGGCAGAAGAGATATTCACCGTGATGGGGCTGAAGAACGTTACAGATATAAACCTGAGCCGACTGAACCGTAAACGAAAACAGCAGTGGAAACGGACCGGGAAACCGAAAAATCCCTTCAGGGACCAGACGCCATTTCTTTATACCGGCCTGGGACGTGAGTTTTATTACTACTAG
- a CDS encoding T6SS effector BTH_I2691 family protein codes for MADHHCDCKTQGPALLPVRYAVVPDHLSGSLPGWAASGAKQYPDHDNYHYALRVVRRGFLYIYYPFMTKWDAWSISDDGSLWKQFSPDNAIKKSEPDCRQGTYSQGGKDFITLPVEVMDNDIWIAFSQSPWSAATLERYQKEDERSKRMQCLKASQWLTPASAPCAGEASEGNISAILDYMPAANGGLPAAALLPWGTHGDFRVSHMTGDDSFSLVTKVQPQETLYPWKNIPPGLAASTLQQMKHRGVKADGTPVTPLIFALHDAVGVAHELTGWTNDILALPQVFGEERALEFSTLNLIKGVEQIIAKSAEQNVAAQLEITFDENPIGIEMAYQMYVENERRKHTPESEIMTRDEYARQGRERQQGVMQRIQVADDLAKYKRMLNQKKLDSFNHCCDTLTDQVNEQVQTLIDFRIKWLQNADFISTSQDFYSVEPDDNLYYREIIAFAISGLNIFDAGKVLLDEWINAYTTTSEKNLVWRTHFFNNPELMAEGESLLVKCRECNGEPMSPGGLLYFFETNGAKLNKIFKGFEKATAALAKPPAENALLSARVLYLMDQYMATAGSRVFSSTRLGAVLDTTSDAINRTLFSLAAGKTQAETSAFLSKYFGWVSQRRAYLDGVGFFNPARVRAQESLRIASKKFAEMEAAFIKYYETGSNQFAYKASSIKILVLIFNAVELYNQLEHFKDDPVNYAKISSALLATTGGVADIATPVFEYGVKAGNNFQYLKMVGAGCSLIAAGISFGLDLYSFRNKLDDMNVQKKRLYKGLYFMKILNDVATLANAEGKLMSALISRFGWATEEGTLGVWLGRAAAPRFLLLGVEWVGVLSSWWFALVIMISEYIITEYFSRDDLQNWFEQGIFGNENTLSSDGLKPEKITHLIEKSRNDLMACLRTMSSPQHKKEKPRQIMFWPFFVRIESDDLMV; via the coding sequence ATGGCAGATCATCATTGTGATTGTAAAACTCAAGGCCCTGCTCTGTTGCCGGTCAGATATGCTGTTGTCCCGGATCATCTGTCAGGTTCGCTGCCTGGTTGGGCCGCTTCTGGTGCAAAACAATACCCTGATCATGACAATTATCATTATGCATTAAGGGTAGTGCGCCGAGGTTTTTTATATATTTATTATCCATTTATGACTAAATGGGACGCGTGGTCTATTAGCGATGATGGCAGCTTGTGGAAGCAGTTTTCTCCTGATAACGCAATAAAAAAATCTGAACCAGACTGCAGGCAGGGTACTTACAGCCAGGGAGGCAAAGACTTTATTACGCTTCCAGTGGAAGTTATGGATAATGATATCTGGATAGCCTTTTCGCAATCCCCTTGGTCGGCAGCGACGCTTGAGCGTTACCAGAAAGAGGATGAGCGGAGTAAAAGGATGCAATGTCTTAAGGCGTCGCAATGGCTGACGCCTGCATCAGCACCCTGTGCGGGCGAGGCGTCGGAGGGGAATATCTCAGCCATTCTCGATTATATGCCAGCGGCAAATGGCGGGCTTCCTGCCGCGGCCTTGCTCCCATGGGGTACACATGGCGATTTTCGGGTAAGTCATATGACAGGTGACGACAGTTTTAGTCTGGTCACTAAAGTGCAGCCACAAGAGACGCTCTATCCCTGGAAGAATATACCTCCTGGACTTGCTGCCAGCACGCTACAGCAGATGAAGCACCGGGGAGTTAAAGCGGATGGCACTCCCGTCACTCCGCTCATTTTTGCCTTACATGATGCGGTCGGTGTTGCTCATGAACTAACCGGCTGGACAAATGACATTCTTGCGTTGCCACAGGTATTTGGCGAAGAGCGGGCGCTGGAGTTTTCCACTCTGAATCTCATAAAGGGTGTCGAGCAAATTATCGCTAAAAGCGCAGAACAGAACGTTGCCGCTCAACTAGAAATCACATTTGATGAAAACCCCATCGGTATCGAGATGGCATATCAGATGTATGTTGAGAACGAACGGCGCAAGCATACTCCCGAATCAGAAATCATGACCCGTGACGAGTATGCAAGGCAAGGCCGGGAACGACAGCAGGGCGTCATGCAAAGAATCCAGGTAGCAGATGACCTGGCAAAATATAAGCGTATGCTGAATCAGAAAAAACTGGACTCATTTAATCACTGTTGCGATACCCTGACTGATCAGGTTAATGAACAGGTCCAGACGCTGATCGATTTTCGGATTAAATGGCTACAGAATGCAGACTTTATTTCCACGAGCCAGGATTTTTATTCTGTAGAACCAGACGATAATCTTTATTATCGTGAAATAATAGCCTTTGCAATTTCAGGCCTGAATATTTTCGATGCAGGTAAAGTGTTACTGGATGAGTGGATTAATGCGTACACGACGACCAGTGAAAAAAATCTTGTCTGGCGAACTCATTTTTTTAATAACCCTGAACTGATGGCTGAGGGTGAGTCTCTGTTAGTAAAATGCCGGGAATGCAACGGGGAGCCTATGTCTCCGGGTGGGCTACTTTATTTTTTCGAAACTAATGGTGCTAAGTTAAATAAAATTTTCAAAGGTTTTGAAAAAGCGACTGCTGCACTTGCAAAACCGCCGGCTGAAAATGCGTTATTGTCCGCACGGGTCTTATATCTAATGGACCAGTATATGGCAACAGCGGGCTCAAGGGTTTTTTCTTCAACACGACTGGGGGCTGTACTGGACACGACCAGTGATGCGATTAACCGGACGCTTTTCTCACTGGCCGCAGGGAAAACTCAGGCTGAGACAAGTGCCTTTCTCTCGAAATACTTCGGTTGGGTGAGTCAGCGGCGTGCTTATCTTGATGGTGTAGGATTTTTCAACCCGGCAAGAGTCAGGGCACAGGAGAGTCTGCGTATTGCCAGTAAAAAGTTTGCTGAAATGGAAGCAGCATTCATAAAATATTATGAAACAGGTTCTAATCAGTTTGCTTACAAAGCGTCCAGCATTAAAATTCTGGTGCTGATATTTAATGCAGTTGAGCTGTATAATCAGTTAGAACATTTTAAAGATGACCCAGTCAATTATGCGAAAATTTCAAGCGCACTGTTAGCAACAACGGGTGGTGTGGCTGATATTGCTACACCAGTTTTTGAATATGGCGTTAAGGCTGGAAATAATTTTCAGTATTTGAAAATGGTGGGGGCTGGATGTTCGCTTATTGCAGCGGGTATATCTTTTGGGTTGGATTTATATTCTTTTAGAAATAAATTAGACGATATGAATGTGCAAAAAAAACGGTTATATAAAGGCCTGTATTTTATGAAAATATTGAATGATGTGGCTACTTTAGCTAATGCCGAAGGGAAATTAATGAGTGCCTTAATCTCTCGCTTTGGTTGGGCAACTGAAGAAGGAACATTAGGGGTTTGGTTGGGCAGAGCGGCTGCACCGAGATTTTTATTACTTGGGGTCGAATGGGTTGGTGTTCTATCTTCCTGGTGGTTTGCTCTGGTTATAATGATATCTGAATATATTATCACGGAGTATTTTTCTCGTGATGACTTACAGAACTGGTTTGAACAGGGAATATTTGGTAATGAAAATACTTTAAGTAGTGACGGATTAAAGCCTGAAAAAATAACCCATTTGATCGAAAAAAGCCGAAATGATTTAATGGCCTGTCTGCGAACGATGTCCTCTCCTCAGCATAAAAAAGAAAAGCCGCGACAGATAATGTTCTGGCCATTTTTTGTTCGCATTGAATCAGACGATTTAATGGTGTAA
- a CDS encoding DUF4123 domain-containing protein gives MTTAISYNYSTQDRREQYRLIKTYLIQQFLRLNTHCILMIDAAILRRRNMKPEIIDVLESRDVIKVPVAPEYLTDDFFPWLIPLDLSLRSDVQILEESLNLAFHEIKPQKIKRGEGRLISGWLASNTSLEKMALHLGKSALQDNDGKNILLRYYDPAVAPLLWNILDSWQQRRLLGPVTNWYSIDGDGQIIKRAGLEQQVIRLSHTVSLSPQNWQDIKLIAIVNAILCEYRLAYTDSSRVSELTIMTTVLPALRRARDYSFQSKDDLVAYGMHALTVSPEFDRHPYISRILASQRSKQNTSYLSAIASLSEIDWENIRSGSN, from the coding sequence ATGACAACCGCTATTTCATATAACTATTCAACCCAGGATCGACGGGAACAGTATCGATTAATTAAAACGTATCTTATTCAGCAATTTTTACGGTTAAATACACATTGTATATTGATGATTGATGCAGCAATACTTCGTCGTCGTAATATGAAACCTGAGATTATTGATGTTCTGGAAAGCCGGGATGTGATAAAAGTTCCCGTAGCGCCAGAATATCTTACCGATGATTTTTTCCCCTGGCTGATCCCTCTTGATTTGTCTCTGCGTAGTGATGTTCAAATTCTGGAGGAAAGTTTAAACCTGGCGTTTCATGAAATAAAACCACAAAAAATAAAGCGTGGTGAGGGAAGATTAATCAGTGGCTGGTTAGCAAGTAATACTTCTTTAGAAAAAATGGCGCTGCATCTTGGTAAAAGTGCATTACAGGATAATGACGGAAAAAATATTCTGTTGCGTTATTACGATCCTGCAGTAGCACCATTGCTCTGGAATATACTGGATAGCTGGCAGCAACGGCGGTTACTGGGACCTGTTACAAATTGGTATTCTATTGATGGGGATGGGCAAATCATCAAAAGAGCCGGACTTGAGCAGCAAGTAATTCGGTTGTCGCACACTGTTTCGTTAAGCCCTCAAAACTGGCAGGATATTAAACTGATTGCAATAGTCAATGCCATCCTCTGTGAATATCGCCTTGCTTATACTGACTCATCTCGCGTTAGTGAATTAACGATAATGACAACGGTATTACCTGCACTCAGGCGTGCAAGAGATTATTCATTCCAGTCTAAAGATGATCTTGTTGCCTACGGTATGCATGCGCTGACGGTTTCACCGGAATTTGATCGTCACCCGTATATATCGAGGATCCTGGCATCTCAGCGTTCAAAGCAAAATACAAGTTATCTGAGTGCGATTGCCTCTCTCAGCGAGATTGATTGGGAAAATATTCGGTCGGGTAGCAATTAA
- a CDS encoding type VI secretion system Vgr family protein, with protein sequence MNLTDSLKSILSGRESLNRYRLDIPTCPSPLDVEDFSGIEGISKIYRYDIIFTSTDKHLDVAWFLRKSANLTMCSGLLDSLIEQKKVHGVITDFRRLSGSADQTLYRITLKPFLSLLDKQFRTHRFFVNKSVPEVVGQILTEHGLKGWEYEFNLKQSYPKREQINQYQESDLAFIQRLLAEVGIFYWFTLQQDSQTEVVHFADAQRALIFGKTLPINSPSGMSDSGTESVWGLNVTHNVVEASVTARDYNHRDAQSILQSAPADMTLGDGEGVTYGDAYHYRLRHLARGDKTDPEAETANFFARLDHERFLANQTLITGNSTDATLAPAQVLTITDSLPPTLPAPLQNPVLITGTGFTASRRDAMKVTLLAVPYSETVCWRPEPLPRPKVTGTMTARVTSAKTNDIYAWQDASGLYRVKFDADRDDKSQGQESMPVRLAKPYGGDVYGFHFPLIQGTEVAIAFHEGDPDRPYIAHALHDSRHVDHVTEKNSTRNVIRTPTNNKLRMEDRRGEEHIKLSTEYGGKTQLNLGHNVDASRALRGEGAELRTDKWVSIRGGKGVFITADRQEEATGLQLEMQAALDGLKAALQDAEGIRFAAEKAKAELADIARQKTLMADVLTELKQQALLLSAPAGIAHITPASIQLSSGENLIATTGADVDISVAKKFRLGVKETISLFAQKMGIKIFASQGKVEIQAQGDAMDLLAKDTLTVASKDNQVLVTAKTELTLSCGGAYIRLKEGDVEIGTTGNIRMKCCYLQKMGPASVTKTIELAEPCATAMDSAGSDQSPDVTMH encoded by the coding sequence ATGAATCTGACTGATTCACTAAAGAGCATTTTATCTGGGAGGGAGAGCTTGAACCGCTACAGGCTGGATATTCCCACATGTCCCTCACCTCTGGATGTTGAAGATTTCAGCGGTATTGAAGGCATAAGCAAGATTTACAGGTATGACATTATTTTTACCAGTACGGACAAACATCTTGATGTAGCCTGGTTCTTGCGTAAATCGGCAAACCTGACGATGTGTTCCGGCTTACTGGACAGTCTGATTGAGCAGAAAAAAGTACATGGCGTTATTACTGATTTCAGACGTCTCTCCGGCTCTGCTGACCAAACGCTATACCGGATCACGCTTAAACCTTTCCTCTCCCTGCTGGACAAACAGTTCCGCACCCACCGCTTTTTTGTCAACAAATCGGTTCCGGAAGTGGTGGGGCAAATCCTGACGGAACACGGCCTGAAAGGCTGGGAATATGAATTCAATCTTAAACAGAGTTATCCAAAGCGCGAGCAGATAAACCAGTATCAGGAAAGCGATCTGGCGTTTATCCAGCGCCTGCTGGCGGAGGTGGGAATATTTTACTGGTTCACCCTGCAGCAAGATTCGCAGACGGAAGTGGTGCACTTTGCCGATGCGCAGCGTGCTTTGATATTTGGAAAAACCCTGCCCATAAACAGCCCGTCAGGAATGAGCGACAGCGGTACTGAATCGGTGTGGGGGCTGAATGTTACGCACAATGTGGTTGAAGCGAGCGTGACTGCCCGTGATTATAACCACCGTGACGCACAGAGCATACTGCAGTCTGCGCCTGCAGATATGACTCTGGGAGACGGTGAAGGGGTGACTTATGGGGATGCTTATCATTACCGTCTGCGTCATCTGGCGCGCGGCGACAAAACGGACCCAGAGGCGGAGACCGCCAACTTTTTTGCCCGCCTCGATCACGAACGTTTTCTGGCAAACCAGACGCTGATTACCGGCAACAGCACGGACGCCACGCTGGCACCCGCTCAGGTGCTGACGATCACAGACAGTCTGCCGCCGACGTTGCCTGCTCCCTTGCAGAACCCGGTATTAATTACCGGAACCGGGTTCACTGCCAGCCGCAGGGATGCCATGAAGGTGACTTTACTTGCTGTTCCTTACAGTGAAACGGTGTGCTGGCGTCCTGAGCCGCTGCCACGTCCAAAAGTTACGGGAACAATGACAGCCCGCGTCACCAGTGCGAAAACCAACGATATCTACGCTTGGCAGGATGCATCCGGCCTGTACCGGGTGAAGTTTGATGCCGATCGGGATGACAAGTCGCAGGGGCAGGAGAGTATGCCAGTGCGTCTCGCTAAACCCTACGGCGGGGATGTATATGGGTTTCACTTCCCGCTGATCCAGGGCACGGAAGTGGCGATCGCGTTCCATGAAGGTGATCCTGACCGCCCGTATATCGCCCATGCGTTGCATGATTCGCGGCATGTTGACCATGTTACGGAGAAGAACAGCACCCGTAATGTGATCCGCACACCGACGAACAACAAGCTGCGGATGGAGGACAGGCGCGGCGAGGAGCATATTAAGCTCAGTACTGAGTACGGCGGCAAGACGCAGCTGAACCTGGGGCACAATGTGGACGCATCTAGGGCGCTGCGCGGTGAAGGTGCGGAACTGCGAACGGATAAGTGGGTGAGCATTCGTGGCGGGAAAGGGGTATTTATTACCGCCGATCGCCAGGAAGAAGCTACAGGTTTACAACTTGAGATGCAGGCAGCGCTTGATGGTCTCAAGGCAGCGTTACAGGATGCCGAAGGGATACGTTTTGCAGCAGAGAAAGCGAAAGCAGAATTAGCTGATATTGCACGTCAGAAGACACTGATGGCTGATGTACTCACCGAATTGAAGCAACAGGCTTTACTTTTATCTGCGCCTGCGGGGATTGCTCATATCACACCCGCAAGTATACAGCTTTCATCAGGTGAAAATTTGATTGCGACTACAGGTGCTGATGTAGATATCAGCGTAGCGAAAAAATTTCGACTGGGTGTGAAAGAGACGATTAGCCTGTTTGCCCAAAAAATGGGAATTAAAATTTTTGCTAGTCAGGGCAAGGTTGAAATTCAGGCACAGGGTGATGCAATGGATCTTTTAGCAAAAGACACGCTGACAGTAGCCAGTAAAGATAATCAGGTTTTAGTTACGGCAAAAACAGAACTGACCCTGAGTTGTGGAGGGGCCTATATTCGACTGAAGGAGGGAGATGTCGAAATTGGTACAACAGGTAACATCAGAATGAAATGCTGTTATTTACAAAAAATGGGGCCGGCATCCGTCACTAAAACAATCGAACTGGCTGAACCGTGTGCAACAGCAATGGATAGTGCTGGATCAGATCAAAGTCCTGATGTGACGATGCATTAA
- a CDS encoding putative T6SS immunity periplasmic lipoprotein, whose product MVKKITFCSRCAFLLSLTLLSGCPGHGDSLRPEEIALVSTRGDNVCFSIPEPEDYQPVSISIDPRGTRFRERQITFAPALRVVNGQLCISPSFHHFPDKGQFIVRYVLHSERYKDMPRRMVAGIEVSGECIFDISLTDTEAVRPYGELENSKIQPDPSESKGSCKHPFKSFHGVKNNESD is encoded by the coding sequence ATGGTGAAAAAAATAACCTTTTGCTCCCGGTGTGCTTTTTTACTCAGCTTGACGCTACTGTCCGGATGCCCCGGACACGGTGATTCCCTTCGGCCTGAAGAAATAGCATTGGTCAGCACGAGAGGCGACAACGTGTGTTTCAGCATCCCGGAGCCTGAGGACTACCAGCCAGTCAGTATTTCCATCGATCCAAGAGGAACCCGCTTCAGGGAGCGACAAATTACATTTGCTCCCGCACTTCGTGTCGTAAACGGCCAGCTATGTATCTCACCTTCATTCCATCATTTTCCTGATAAAGGCCAGTTCATTGTCAGATACGTCCTGCACTCTGAGCGCTATAAGGATATGCCACGCAGAATGGTTGCCGGGATAGAGGTGTCTGGCGAGTGTATTTTTGATATTTCGCTTACTGACACGGAGGCAGTGAGACCCTACGGCGAGTTGGAAAACAGTAAGATCCAGCCTGACCCAAGTGAAAGTAAGGGTTCCTGCAAACACCCTTTTAAATCTTTTCATGGAGTGAAAAATAATGAATCTGACTGA
- a CDS encoding type IV secretion protein Rhs, whose translation MTIHDKGNEKKGKKEGKLRLLTLGEIALAKSVFRFTIPYHEVWIHYDSYLPFGLQDKKTAMTPNGEIYFRHWYRDDYASAVPFLQHLFIHEMSHVWQREKGMNVIGRGLVSWAVSYRYVLDGRLLSEYPMEQQAQIIADHFSLQVEGYETWCDMRNSGDITLDGNISEPVIRKLYSSTLRGFPW comes from the coding sequence ATGACCATCCATGATAAAGGCAATGAAAAGAAGGGAAAGAAAGAGGGTAAACTGCGGTTGCTGACTTTAGGGGAGATTGCGCTGGCAAAGTCGGTTTTTAGGTTTACGATCCCATACCATGAGGTCTGGATCCATTATGACAGTTACCTTCCCTTTGGACTGCAGGACAAAAAGACGGCGATGACCCCAAATGGCGAGATTTATTTTCGCCACTGGTATAGAGATGATTACGCATCAGCCGTGCCTTTTCTGCAACATCTTTTCATTCACGAAATGAGTCATGTCTGGCAACGTGAAAAGGGAATGAATGTTATCGGACGGGGTCTGGTGAGCTGGGCGGTAAGTTACCGTTATGTCCTGGATGGCCGTTTACTAAGTGAATATCCCATGGAGCAGCAGGCACAGATTATTGCCGACCATTTCTCTTTACAGGTGGAAGGATACGAAACATGGTGCGATATGAGAAACTCGGGTGATATTACGCTTGACGGAAATATTTCTGAGCCTGTTATCCGCAAACTGTATAGCAGCACGTTGCGGGGATTCCCATGGTGA